The DNA region TCTGACGTTCGATACATCGCAGATGCGGCACTTCGACCACGGCTACGCCGTCACGTCGCACAGCTCCCAAGGACTCACCACGGATCGTGTCCTCGTCAACATGGACACCACAACGCACCCGGAACTCATAAACACGCGATTCGCCTATGTTTCCGTCTCTCGCGCGTCTCAGGACGCGCGAATCTACACCAACGACGTTTCGACCCTTGCCGAACGGCTCAGCACCGACATCAGCAAAACCTCCGCCCTAGAAGTCTCCAGGCCCAACGGCGAGGCTCAAACCCAGCAACCCCAACCCAAGGAGCAGACGATGACCAACACAAGAGAGCAGACCCAGGAAGAGCAGCGGCGGCAGTTCCAGCACGAAGCTCAGAACCCGGCAAACGATAAGGCGCAAGTCCAGACCGAGATCGACCTCCGCCACTATGCGCCCATCCAGACTGCGCTTCCAAATGAAGCCAGCAGCTACGAGTGGAAGCGCGAGACCGGAGACATCCAGAGCTACCAGCACCAGCAAACCGGGGGATGGCTGCACATCGACCCGCAAGGACAGTTTTACGATAGGCAAGCCCAACCGATTTCGCGGGATGTGGCGCTAGAGGCGACAGCGCATTCTGTCACCCCAGCTATCGCGGACCAGGGACATACGCAATCTCGGGCCAACGACACGATCGACAGCGGTATCAGTCTTTAGCTGGTTTAATTACTCAGCCTTTAGAACGAATTTAAAAGCGCACGATGAACCGTGCGATCTCAGGTACGCACACGCCTTGGCTCGGCTGCATTCGATACAATCGTATTTCGCGTTGGATCAATGCCTTATGGACAGATCGGTCAGCCATGCCACGGATTTTCGACAATATCGACAAGCAGTTGCTGCCGACGCTCAAGACGACCTTAGCGGTCTCCCACCGGTCGGATTTTTGTGTCGGTTATTTCAATTTACGCGGTTGGCGACAACTCGACGAGCACATTGAAACCTGGACGGGCGGCGACGGCGAATGCTGCCGACTCCTAGTTGGGATGCAGACGCTACCCCAACAAGAAATCGCCGAGGCCTACGGGATCATTAAACAAGACGCCGAACTCGACAACCAGACCGCTCTTCGGCTCAAAAAGGCACTCGCAGAACAATTTCGCGTACAACTCACCCTCGGCGCTCCGACGAATGCCGACGAAGTGGGGCTCCGCCGCCTTGCAGCACAGATTCGTGACAAAAAAGTCGTGGTCAAGCTGCATCTTCGCCATACCCTTCACGCAAAGCTCTATTTGCTCTTCAGGCACGATCCAGTCAGTCCCGCTATTGGTTTTCTTGGGAGCAGCAATCTGACCTTCGCGGGACTCTCAAAACAGGGTGAGCTAAACGTCGATATCACCGACCACGATGCCTGCGAAAAACTGGCGAGGTGGTTCGATGACCGTTGGGAGGACAAGTGGTGCCTGGACATCTCCAAAGAGATAGCTGACATCATCGACCAGAGTTGGGCGCGTCCGGAGCCGATTCCGCCGCACCATATTTACGTCAAAATGGCCTACCACCTCTCTGAAGAGGCGAGAGAGGGCATCGTTCGCTATGGCATTCCAAAGGACTTCGGAAGCCAGCTTTTCGAGTTTCAGGAAAAGGCGGTCAAGATAGCCGCGCACCATGTACAGAAGCGAGGGGGTGTCTTGCTCGCTGACGTTGTGGGTTTGGGCAAGACTTTGATGGCCACGGCTCTTGCGCGAGTTCTTGCCGATGAATTGCTTCTTGAGACCCTCATCCTCTGTCCACTCAATCTGACTGATATGTGGAAAGACTATTGTCATGACTATCGTGTGCCGTCTTGCAAGGTCCTCTCATACTCCAAGGTTCTCCAGCAGTTACCAGAACTCCGCGCATACCGACTGGTCATCTTGGACGAGAGCCACAATCTTAGGAACCGAGAGGGAAAAACATACAAGGCCATCCTGGAATACATCCAGAGGTCTGGAAGCAAGTGCATCCTGCTTTCAGCTACGCCATTCAACAAGGAATATCTCGATCTCGCCAGCCAACTGCGCTTGTTTGTTTCCCCGGAGAAGGAGCTTGAGATCGGTCCCGAACGTCTCCTGCATGACGTTGACCGAGCGCAATTCAGAGGGCGCTACCAGTGTGGCGCAAACACTCTGGCTGCATTCGAGAAAAGTCAGTATGCCGACGACTGGCGCGACCTCATGCGTCTCTACATGGTTCGGCGCACACGGGGCTTCATCAAGGCGAACTACGCTAAGACAGATCAGGATAACGGTCGCAGGTATCTTGAGTTCAAGGATGGGAGCCGTTCCTATTTCCCTGATCGGCTCCCGAAGAAGCTCCCGTTTACTGTCGATGACGAAGACCCGAACGATGAGTACGCAAGGCTCTATTCCGCTCCCGTGGTCGATATCGTAAACGGCCTAAGCCTGCCCCGTTATGGCTTGGGGAACTTTGTATCTGCTAAACCGCCGATTGCTGCAACGAATGCTGAGACGGCTATCCTCGCAAATCTATCCGCCGCAGGGACGCGGCTCATGGGATTCTGCCGCAGTAATCTCTTCAAGCGATTGGAGAGTAGCGGCCACAGCTTCTTGCTATCCGTCGAGCGGCACATTCTCCGCAACTTCATTTTCCTTCACGCAATCGAGAATGGCTTGGATATCCCAATCGGGACACAGGATTCCGGCCTCTTGGACACTTCGCTGTCAGATGAAGACACGGTGGCTACTCGCACGCCCGATGAAATCGCCAGTGCAACGGGACATCTTCGATCTGTCGCCGAGTTCAAAGCCCGAGCAGCAGAGGTCTACGCACTCTATGCAAACGCTTTTCGGTCGCGTTTTAAGTGGATTCGCCCTGGATTGTTTAGTCCGCAACTTGGAACCGGCCTACTTCAAGATTCCAAGGCACTTATGTTGATCTTCGACAGATGCTCTGTTTGGGAACCGAAGAAGGACTCCAAACTTGATGCACTCGTCAGCCTCGTCAGCAAAAAGCACAAGACGGAAAAGATTCTCGTTTTCAGCCAGTTCAGCGATACAGTTCAATACCTGAATCGCCAACTTGTGGCGGCAGGAGTCAGGGGAAGTGCGGCGGCGACTGGAGACTCCGAAAACCTAACCGAGCTGGTCTACCGCTTTAGCCCGACGAGCAATAAAAAGACGATTGCGCCCGAACAGCAGCTCCGCGTCTTGATAGCGACCGATGTCCTCAGTGAAGGACAGAACCTCCAGGACGGATTCATCATCGTGAACTACGACTTGCCGTGGACGATCATCCGGCTCATTCAACGTGCTGGACGTGTTGACCGTATCGGACAGAAGTCGGACAAGATTCTCTGCTACAGCTTTTTGCCGGCGGAGGGTATCGAGCGCATCATTCGCTTGCGGGCGAAGGTTCGTGCGCGACTCCATGCAAACTCTGAGGTCGTGGGAACGGACGAGTCTTTCTTCGATGACGACCGACACAACAAGGCCGTCACCGACCTCTACCATGAGAAGTCAGGCTTGCTTGACGGAGAAGACGACTCCGAGGTTGACCTCGTCTCTTACGCTTATCAAATCTGGCAGGACGCGATTACTGCGAACCCAGCCCTCAAGAAGACGATTGAGGATATGCCAAACGTGGTCTATACCGCTAAAGAACACCAGCGCACGGAGCCATCGACGCAAGGTGCTTTGGTCTACTTGAGAACTGCCAGTGGCACAGATTCTATGGCCTGGGTTGATGAGAACGGCCAGCGTGTGACCGATTCGCCATACAAGATACTCAAGGCGGCTGAGTGCCTTCCAACCACTCCCGCAGTGCCACGACTCCCAAATCACCATGAGCTTGTTGACGGAGCAGTTAAAGAGCTCGCTGCGGAGGAGAAGATCGTAGGCGGAGGCCTGGGCAGCTCCACTGGAGCGAGGTATCGGACCTACGAACGGCTGAAGCGATACACACAAGAGGTCAAGGGGACGCTCTTCGACACTTTGCCGTTACAGCGGACGCTTGAGGATGTCTACCGCTATCCCCTACGCTCCTCGGCCACGGACATTCTGAATCGTCATATGAAGACTGGAGATACCGATCAGGCACTTGCCGAGCTTGCGGTCAGTCTCCGCGAGGACGGACGCCTCAGCATTGTTGAGGGCGACGAAGAGCACGAGACGTTGGCACAGATCATCTGCTCACTCGGCCTGACGCACGGAGCACATAATGCCCATTGACCGTGAACGCTCTCGCCAGTGCCTCAAGGCATTTGATTTCCGCAAGCTCTTCCTCGAAGAGCTTGGCTGGGACAAGTTTTCGTCTAAGCTCGTCAAACAGATTGACGGGGTGGAGTACAGCTTCCATGCCGTAGCCGAAAAGCGCGGCGTCGTGGTGCTGGTAGCTGACTCCATTCCTGACTATGCAGTCAGGGTTAAGCTGGACAAGCTCATTGCGAAAGACCACTTTGAGCATTTGATCGTCTTTTCAGATAAGGCGCAGGGTCGTCAGGTATGGCAATGGGTTCGTAAGGAGACCGGTAAGCCAACCGCTGTCCGCACCTACCATTTCTCTTCCCATACAGCCTCGGGCCAGGCGGGAGAACTTCTTCTCCAAAAGCTCGACAACCTCGTCTTCACTCTTGAGGAAGAAGAGAGCATCCGCACCGGCACAGTCACGGGACGCCTGAAGGCCTTCGATGTCGAGAAGGTGACGAAGAAATTCTACGAGCGGTTCAAGACAGAGCACGCCAGCTTCCTCGGCTTCATCAAAGGCATACCCGACAAACAGATGGAGAGCTGGTACGCCTCCGTGATGATTAACCGGCTCATGTTCCTCTACTTCATTCAGGAAAAGGGTTTTCTAAACGGCGATCCGGATTACCTGCGCAACAAACTGGCGGAGAGTAGCGCCCGAAAGCCCAATGCCTATTATGCCGAGTTCCTTAGTCCGCTCTTCTTCCAGGGCTTCGCACGGAAGAAGGCCGACCGTTCAGCCGCCACGAACAAGCTGCTCGGCGAGATTCCTTATCTGAATGGAGGCCTATTCCAGAAGCACCAGATCGAGGAAGTGCACGGCAAGACGATTGTGATCGTCGATAAGGCCTTTGAAAAGCTCTTCGACTTCTTCAAGGAATACAACTGGCATCTCGACGAGCGCGAGGATCATAACGACCGCGAGATCAATCCAGATGTTCTTGGTTACATCTTCGAGAAGTACATCAACCAGAAACAGATGGGCGCGTACTACACCAAGGAGGACATCACTGAGTACATCTCCCAGAACACCATTATTCCGTTCCTCCTTGACGAAGCGCGGAAGGGCTGCGCTGTTGCCTTTACGCCAGAGGGTTCCGTCTGGCGTCTGCTCCGCGACGATCCAGACCGGTACATCCATGACGCGATGAAGAAGGGCGCATCTCTGGCGCTGCCATCCGACATCGAGGCCGGGGTTCATGATGTGGCGCGGCGTTCAGGGTGGAACAAGACCGCTCCCGAGGAGTACGCCCTGCCGACCGAAATTTGGCGCGAGGCGATCGACCGCCATCAACGGTATCGCGCTGTCAAAGCGAAGCTGGCCATTGGCGAGGTACATGAGGTCAACGATCTCGTAACCCTGAACCTGAACATCCGCCAGTTCGCCCAAGATGCCATCCAGTTCTCTGAAGGACCGGAGTTACTCCGTGCCATCTGGAAGGCCATCGAGAAGGTCTCAGTCCTCGATCCGACCTGTGGCTCTGGTGCATTTCTCTTTGCGGCGCTCAATATTCTCAAGCCGCTATACGAGGCCTGCCTGCAAAGGATGCGCGGCTTTGTGGAAGACCTGGAAGCAGCTGGTCCGCACCACCCT from Edaphobacter paludis includes:
- a CDS encoding helicase-related protein codes for the protein MPRIFDNIDKQLLPTLKTTLAVSHRSDFCVGYFNLRGWRQLDEHIETWTGGDGECCRLLVGMQTLPQQEIAEAYGIIKQDAELDNQTALRLKKALAEQFRVQLTLGAPTNADEVGLRRLAAQIRDKKVVVKLHLRHTLHAKLYLLFRHDPVSPAIGFLGSSNLTFAGLSKQGELNVDITDHDACEKLARWFDDRWEDKWCLDISKEIADIIDQSWARPEPIPPHHIYVKMAYHLSEEAREGIVRYGIPKDFGSQLFEFQEKAVKIAAHHVQKRGGVLLADVVGLGKTLMATALARVLADELLLETLILCPLNLTDMWKDYCHDYRVPSCKVLSYSKVLQQLPELRAYRLVILDESHNLRNREGKTYKAILEYIQRSGSKCILLSATPFNKEYLDLASQLRLFVSPEKELEIGPERLLHDVDRAQFRGRYQCGANTLAAFEKSQYADDWRDLMRLYMVRRTRGFIKANYAKTDQDNGRRYLEFKDGSRSYFPDRLPKKLPFTVDDEDPNDEYARLYSAPVVDIVNGLSLPRYGLGNFVSAKPPIAATNAETAILANLSAAGTRLMGFCRSNLFKRLESSGHSFLLSVERHILRNFIFLHAIENGLDIPIGTQDSGLLDTSLSDEDTVATRTPDEIASATGHLRSVAEFKARAAEVYALYANAFRSRFKWIRPGLFSPQLGTGLLQDSKALMLIFDRCSVWEPKKDSKLDALVSLVSKKHKTEKILVFSQFSDTVQYLNRQLVAAGVRGSAAATGDSENLTELVYRFSPTSNKKTIAPEQQLRVLIATDVLSEGQNLQDGFIIVNYDLPWTIIRLIQRAGRVDRIGQKSDKILCYSFLPAEGIERIIRLRAKVRARLHANSEVVGTDESFFDDDRHNKAVTDLYHEKSGLLDGEDDSEVDLVSYAYQIWQDAITANPALKKTIEDMPNVVYTAKEHQRTEPSTQGALVYLRTASGTDSMAWVDENGQRVTDSPYKILKAAECLPTTPAVPRLPNHHELVDGAVKELAAEEKIVGGGLGSSTGARYRTYERLKRYTQEVKGTLFDTLPLQRTLEDVYRYPLRSSATDILNRHMKTGDTDQALAELAVSLREDGRLSIVEGDEEHETLAQIICSLGLTHGAHNAH
- a CDS encoding Eco57I restriction-modification methylase domain-containing protein, with translation MPIDRERSRQCLKAFDFRKLFLEELGWDKFSSKLVKQIDGVEYSFHAVAEKRGVVVLVADSIPDYAVRVKLDKLIAKDHFEHLIVFSDKAQGRQVWQWVRKETGKPTAVRTYHFSSHTASGQAGELLLQKLDNLVFTLEEEESIRTGTVTGRLKAFDVEKVTKKFYERFKTEHASFLGFIKGIPDKQMESWYASVMINRLMFLYFIQEKGFLNGDPDYLRNKLAESSARKPNAYYAEFLSPLFFQGFARKKADRSAATNKLLGEIPYLNGGLFQKHQIEEVHGKTIVIVDKAFEKLFDFFKEYNWHLDEREDHNDREINPDVLGYIFEKYINQKQMGAYYTKEDITEYISQNTIIPFLLDEARKGCAVAFTPEGSVWRLLRDDPDRYIHDAMKKGASLALPSDIEAGVHDVARRSGWNKTAPEEYALPTEIWREAIDRHQRYRAVKAKLAIGEVHEVNDLVTLNLNIRQFAQDAIQFSEGPELLRAIWKAIEKVSVLDPTCGSGAFLFAALNILKPLYEACLQRMRGFVEDLEAAGPHHPKKFEDFKSIITESQKHPRQDYFILKAIIVNNLFGVDIMEEAVEICKLRLFLKLVAQVESQDRIEPLPDIDFNIRAGNTLIGYTHYEDVEKAVEAKLDFGSALARIQDRALVLDSAVDVFRKQQTQLDGTVTAEDKMELRGRFSDLENELNDYLSGEYDVKKTGMKKWKETHKPFHWFCDFHRIMSAGGFDVIIGNPPWKEYAAIRQQYRLFGYVTEPCGNLHGMTTERAINLVREGGRVSFIVQLPLTSSSRMNTVRSLLRTSSSYISVIPFDDRPGKLFDGLQHCRSVVFTCRKDDRSPKFEVVSRYQRWPSEARSTLFSTLSFSLGNVEDSITRHFAKLGSPQARNVIEKLQSDTNGSFGLSLSSQKTSDFIFYQEATQYWIKATVGLPFYSKNGQTGAPAHGRYLSFRDSDAAHAANAILNSSLFYLYFIVFGDCFHLSDTLVSNFPTPPSALTDPRLVALNKKLLEDLNRNATTKTITTKDDDSISYAEFSTGPSKPIIDQIDRVMAAHYGLTGDELDFIINYDFKFRLGADVDEA